One genomic segment of Pongo pygmaeus isolate AG05252 chromosome 19, NHGRI_mPonPyg2-v2.0_pri, whole genome shotgun sequence includes these proteins:
- the JPT1 gene encoding jupiter microtubule associated homolog 1 isoform X3: MTTTTTFKGVDPNSRNSSRVLRPPGGGSNFSLGFDEPTEQPVRKNKMASNIFGTPEENQASWAKSAGAKSSGGREDLESSGLQRRNSSEASSGDFLDLKKMWTQTCQAAWGRVKRSLCLLHLCPARWPQPQCHPEEIPLAASPALSWVSSDCPERCRFVCFLHACELHNLSLTVHLLDLFH; this comes from the exons GGTTTTGCGGCCTCCAGGTGGTGGATCCAATTTTTCATTAGGTTTTGATGAACCAACAGAACAACCTGTGAGGAAGAACAAAATGGCGTCTAATATCTTTGGGACACCTGAAGAAAATCAAGCTTCTTGGGCCAAGTCGGCAG gtgCCAAGTCTAGTGGTGGCAGGGAAGACTTGGAGTCATCTGGACTGCAGAGAAGGAACTCCTCTGAAGCAAGCTCTGGAGACTTCTTAGATCTGAAG AAAATGTGGACACAGACTTGCCAGGCAGCCTGGGGCAGAGTGAAGAGAAGCCTGTGCCTGCTGCACCTGTGCCCAGCCCGGTGGCCCCAGCCCCAGTGCCATCCAGAAGAAATCCCCCTGGCGGCAAGTCCAGCCTTGTCTTGGGTTAGCTCTGACTGTCCTGAACGCTGTCGTTTTGTCTGTTTCCTCCATGCTTGTGAACTGCACAACTTGAGCCTGACTGTACATCTCTTGGAtttgtttcattaa